The following DNA comes from Candidatus Binataceae bacterium.
AGCGGCTTCTTGATCGGAAACCAGCTCATTCGCCCGCTCACTCATGGACATCAGATCGATATCTGGCGGTTTTACGCGCGCAGGATGTTTCGCACCTGGCCGCCGTACCTCGCGGTCGTGGTGCTGTATTTCACATTGCCAATTGTTCGAGAGGCGCCGCCGATTCCGCCACTCTGGCGCTTTCTCACCTTCACGCAGAACCTGTTCAGCGACGCTGATCGCAGAACGGCCTTCTCGCACGCCTGGTCGCTATGCGTTGAGGAGCAGTTCTATCTAATCGCGCCGCTGGCGGTGTGGATGCTGGCGCGACGGCCCTCGGCGCTCAAGACGATCGTCGCGTGCGCATCGATTCTGATCGGCGGAGTCGTACTGCGCGCTGCGATCTGGAAGCTCGCGCTCGCGCCCTTCGTCGATTCTCCGCACCAGCTCGACTGGCATTGGATGAATTTGATTTACCGTCCGACGTGGTCGCGCCTCGACGGACTCCTCGCCGGCATCGTCCTCGCGCTGATACGCGGCCTTCGTCCGAAGGCATGGCGGCTGCTGATGGATTGCAGCAACACGATGTTAATCGCTGCCCTCAGTTTGTTTGCAATCGCGGCATATATCTTTCGCGATCAGGTCGACTTCATGCCGTCGGTGATCGGCTTTCCGATTCTCGCGATCGCCCTCGGCGGTTTGGTCGCCGCCGGCGCGAGTCCGTCGAGTCTCATCGGCCGCAAGGCGATTCCCGGCGCAGGCTTGGTCGCCGCGATGGCATACAGCCTCTATCTCACGCACAAATCCGTCTACCACCTCGTCAGTCTCTGCGCCGGCGGGACGCTTATGCCGCATCCGCTCCTATCGATCGCAGTGTATGGGGGCACCGCAACAATCGTCGGAGCTCTTTTCTTCGCCGCAATCGAACGCCCCTCGCTGCTCCTGCGCGATCGCGCCCTGAAGCCGCGCGGCGCCGCATCGCCGCCGATCCTTGCCGCAGGAACAATCAGCTAGTCATCATCTCGGAATCATTCTGGCCTAAAGGAGTTTCGCCTCTATGCCCGGCAAACCCAACTTCCTGCTCATCCTTGCCGATGACATGGGTTACGGAGACTTCGGCTGCTTCAACTACGGAATCTCGCGGACGCCGACACTCGATCAGCTGGTGCGTGGCGGCCTCTGCCTGACGCAGCATTATTCCGCCTCTCCCGTATGCGCTCCCGCGCGCGCGTCGCTGATCACCGGCCGCTATCCGCATCGCACCGGCGTGCTCGACACGCTCGAGATGCGCGGGCTCGACCGCCTGGCGCTGCGTGAACGCACTCTCGCCGAACTGTTGAAGCCTGCGGGCTACGTGACCGGGCTCGTCGGCAAATGGCACAACGGCGCGCTCGACGCGCGCTACCATCCGAACCGGCGCGGCTTCGACGAGTTCGCAGGCTTCTGCGGCGGATGGGCGCCGTACTGGAACTGGCGAATCGATCGCAATGGCTCAATCGGCTCGTCCGACGGCCGCTACCTCACCGACGTTTTCACCGAGGAGGCCGCCGATTTCATCCGGCGCCATCGCAGCGAGAGCTTTTTTCTGTACCTCGCGTACAACGCCCCGCATTTTCCTTTCGAAGCGCCTGACGATGCGATCAAGCCCTATCGCGAGACCGGCAGCTTCACCGCCGCCGTCAGCGCGATCTACGCAATGATCGAAATCATGGATCGCGGAATCGCGCGGCTGCTCGATCTGCTGGGCGAGCTCGGTCTCGCCGAGAACACGCTGGTCATGTTCTCGAGCGACAATGGTCCGCAGTTCGGCGGCCAGGGGGAAATGTGCACCGATCGCTTCAACTGCGGCTTCGCCGGCGCCAAGACCCTCGTCTACGAGGGCGGAATCCGCCTGCCGATGGTCATGCGGTGGCCGGCGGGACTCGGTCCTGCGCGGCAGGTTCACAACATGATTCACTTCACTGACTGGCTGCCAACTATCCTGTCGATCGCGGGCGCTGACACGCCCCGCGATCGCAAGCTCGACGGGATCGACGTGAGGCCCGTATTGAGCGGCGATTCCGGCAAGGCCCCCGGCGAGCGTTTCTGGCAATGGAATCGCTATTCGCCCGACGGCGAATGCAACGCCGCGATGCGCGACGGGCGATGGAAGCTCGTGCGGCCCGCGATGCGCGAGCTGATGAGAGTCTCGCAAGCCGACCTCGCGATGGACTTCGATTCGAAATACCACCCCGACAGGTACCCGGACATCGTGCGCGAACCGGAACCGGAGCGGACGCGCCCTGCGCCGCCGCCCGCGCAGCTTTTCGATATCGTCAACGATCCGTTCGAGCGCGTTGACTTGGCGGCGCGGGAATCTGATCGTGTCGCGCGAATGACTAATCAACTGATGGACTGGTTCACCGACGTCGAACGCGAACGGAAAACGATCGCGGAGTGAATAAAGTTCACATTCTGTAAAAACTACTCAATTTTAGATAACAATAGCCTAACAGAAGTTAGCTAGAAAACTTTGAGTAATCATTAAAGCCTGATCATCATAAGAAGCTTGCTTCTGATACATTTAGTATGGTACACCGCTAGCGACGAGATGCAGGGGATTTCTTTGTTTTGGGCGTCTCGCACTGAGTAACCGTCCCTTCAAGAGGCCGGTGAGTCACCGGTTCCACCGGTGACGGTCGCATCACCTACTAACCGCCGCGACCGAAATACGAATTGTCTCCCTGACGGCTATGCCGTCTGAGGGAGCGCTAACGGTGCGCCTACGCGTTTTTTAACTGCGCGTGGCGTGAAGGGTGTACGTGTGTCTCAAAATTCACGGACCTTTCGCATCGGCGTGCTGGTGTGCGCGCTGCTGATATCCACAATTCTTGCGACGCCCAGCTCGGGCGCGGCGCAGCTCTTCGGATGGTTGCCGATTTTCCGGCCAACTCCCACGCGCACGCCGACGCCCAAACCTACTGCGACGCCGACTCGCACGCCGACCCCCACACCAACGCGCACCCGCACCGCGACCCCCACTGCAACGGCTACCACCACTTCAACCGCGACATCCACACCCGGCGCCACTCCGACGCCGACCGCGACCGCCAGCACCACGGCTACCGCGACGGCGACCCCGACCGTGACTTCGACTGCCACTCCGACCGCATCGGCCACACCTACTCAAACAGCCACCGCCACGGCGACTGCTACCGAGACGGCGACCGCAACTGCAACTGCAACTCAGACGGCGACGCCTTCTCCGAGTGCGACGGCATCTGCAACCGCAACCGCAACGGCGACCTCAACGGCCACAGGCACTCCATCGCCGAGCTCCACACCGACGCCTTGCATCACGATCACCGCGCCCACGAACGACAGCACCGTGAGCGGCACCAGCGTCGCGATCACGACCAGGGACACCTGCCCCAAACTCTGGTTCGAAACGCTCCAGGTTGACGGTACGCAATCGGGCGCCTTCGCGCCCGGAAAAGTGGTGTTCAACAGCACGACCGTCAGCGACGGCACCCATACGATCACTGTGACCAGCCAAAGCGAAAACCCGAACTCCGTCGTTCTTGGTACTGCTTCCGAGACACTAACCGTGAACAATAGCGGGCTCTCGTCGAACGTCGGTCCGACGCCCACCGCGAGTCCGACTCCAGGCGGACCGCACTATTCGATGCTCGGTCCGGCAGCGACGTTGCCGACCGAATCATCATGCGCGGCGCAAGTGAACGCTTCGCCGATTGCCGAGAGCGCGCCCTGGAACGAGGACGACGGCACTGGCTACAACTCCAACCAGAGCCCTGCGGGTGGCGTGCCGAGCTACTTCTATCAAAACGCACCATGCTGCACGGAGCTGCCGAATGCGGATTTCCAGACCGTCGATGGCGCCTACGCGGGAACGACTGACGACATCTTCCGCGTCTATGCCTGCAAGTGGGGGATCGACGAGGATTACATTCGCGCCCAGGCTTACATCGAATCTCATTGGCATCAGGATTGCGCCGCGGCGCATGGCGGCAGCGGATGCGCAGAGGGCGGCGACGAGAACAATCCATCGGGATGCGTGAGTGGACTGCCTGTCACTGCTCTCACGCCCAATGGTCAATTCTGCGGCCTCGAAGGATTTGGCGGACTCGCGATGCCAAATCTGTATGCCTCGTGGTCAATCGTGCAGAACAAGGTCTTCTACGAATGGATGACGTGGCCGATGATGGGGGAATCGACACCCTTCGGGGTGGATTTCCGCTACGCCGAGATGCGTGGATGCGTGAACGGCGACCAGTATGGCTATTTCGACGCGCAAAGCCCGAGCGGCGCGACTGACTATGAGAACGCGGTCGCGGCCGCCGAGAGTAATCCCAGTGGCGCCTCGAAAATTTCCGGCTGGACCAACCTGCAGTACCTCGCCTACGGCTGTATCGACACACACTACAGCGGCAACTGGTTCAGCGGCAGCACCGACTCGTATCTGAGCGAGTTCCTGAGCACTCTGAGCAGCGCGCCGTGGCCGGGAGGGAACCAATAGGCGGCCGTAACCTTTTGCGATGCGCGCAGTTTAGAGGCTAGGAGCAAGCGGTCGCGCTCGACTCCGGGAGAGCCCTGATGAGCACGCACAACAGTTTCACCCGCGACGGCTTCGGGCAGGTGCGGCCTTACCTGTTCGGCCGCCTCGATCTTGCCGACTTCATCCGAACGGTTTTCGGCGCGCAGGAACTGAGCCGCCACAAGCTCGGCGACAAGGCTTTTCATATCGAGGCCAGGATCGGCGATTCCGTCGTCGTGCTCGAAGTCGCCGATCCGCCGCATGCCGCGGGCAAACCTAACTCGACCTACGTCTATGTTCCCAATGTCGATGCCGCCTACAAGCGCGCGCTCGGCGCGGGCGCGACCACGATGCGCGCGCCGGCGGATCAGCCTTACGACGAGCGCAACTGCGGCGTCGTCGATTCTTTCGGCAATACCTGGTGGATCGCGACGATGCTGAATCGTTAGCGCGGCGCCTGCCACGGCAGCGGCATCGCAGTGTCGTCGGCGTGGCGGACCTTCACCGGGGCGGCGCTGAGCGCGGCAATGAGGACCATCTTACTATCGCCGGTGTTGGCAATCTGATGAATCACATCGGCCGGGATGATCAGCGTCGAGTTCGGACCAAAGGCCGTGCCCTTGCCCTCGATCGTCAGCGTGCCTGAGCCTTCGAGGATCACGATCGCCTCCTCGCAGGCGTGACGATGAACCGGCGTCGCCGCGCCGGCCTCGATCGCCTGGCCCCAGACCTCGAGATTCTTCATTCCATGCTCAGGTCCCGCGAAGGTGCGATGGTTCAGACCTGGCAGATTGAATTCCGTCTGTGACGCATTGTTTACAACGGGCATGTCGTTCGTCTCCGGGTGAAATCGGTCATGCCCGCTCGCGATGCTCAAGGAGGAAATCTGGCACCGCGCGGTTGAATGCCTCGGGCTGCTCAATATTACTCAGATGCCCCGCCCCTTCAATGATCGTGAGGCGCGCGCCGGCGATGCGCCGCGCCATCGCTTGCGAGATCGCAGGAGGAGTCAGCGTGTCCTCGCCGCCGACCACAACATGCGTCGGGACCGCGATCTTTTCCAGCTCGAACTTGCGCGCGTAGTTCACCGATCCCGCGATCGTTTTCAAATACGACTCCTTGTGGAGCGCCGACATGCTCGCGACCAGCCGCTCGAAGACTCCCGCCCGCGGATTCTTGCCTATCAAAGTCCGCGCTACGGCCGGCGCCATGTCGCTCGGCTCCTTGCCCGCGAGCAGTGGCTCCTGGCGCAGCCGGATGAACTCGCTGCGCTGCGCCTCCGACAAATGGCCGAACCCCGGCATCGAATCGCACAAGGTGAGCGTTGCAACGCGATCCGGAAATCGCTCAGCGAAATCCAGTGCGATCACGCCGCCCATCGAAAGGCCAATCACATGCGCGCGGCGTGCGTCGAAATGATCGAGCACGCGGCGCAGATCCCTCGCGAAGTCCGCAAAGTCCAGCGCGCCTTCATAATGGTCGCTGTCGCCGTAGCCGCGCGCATCCCATGCGATCGCATGAAAGTCGCCGGCAAAGGCGCGAAGCTGCTCGCGCCAGTTGGTGCGATTCCCACCGATGCCGTGCAGGAAAATCGCAACCGGCCCTGCGCCGATATGCTCGACCGCAATCCGCGGCGTTCCAGGAACCAGCACTTTCACAGGCTCGGTCATCGCCTAAGCACCTATCAGGGATCGCAGTTTGTATGCACGCATGGCACAGAGTTTTCGCAACCGGCCGTTAACGATCTGCCAGGCACTCGACATCTTGCGTCGCCAATGGATACAATAACATGTCAAGTTGATTTAAAACATGATTGAGTTATAAAGTTCATTAGAAAGAATAGCTGAGTTATTTAGAGTCCTCGCGGTAGTGCCAGGACTGCGAGGGATCGGCAAATTATCGTGGCTCGGTCAGGCACAGTCACTCTTCTCTTCACCGACCTGGTCAACTCGACCAGCCACCTGCAAGACGCGGGTGACGAAGCCGGTCAACGCTTTTTCCGCGCTCATCACAAATTGATTACCGACGCGGTCACGGGCTGCGGCGGCGAGGAATTGCAATGGCTCGGCGACGGCGTGCTGGCCGCGTTTGGATCGACAGCCGACGCCGTGCGGAGCGCGATCAAAATTCAGCAGACGGCGCGGCGCCCGATCGGCAACGTGCGTTTCGAGATCCGGATCGGGATTCATTCCGGCGAAGCAATGCGCCGCGAGGAAGGCTATTTCGGCGCCGCGGTGGTGATCGCACGCCGGCTATGCGACCGCGCCGAGGCGGGCCAGATTCTGTGCAGCACGATGGTGGCGAACCTGCTGAACTCGCGCCACGCGTTTACCTTTGGCGAGATCGGACCGCTACAGCTCAAGGGAATCGTCGAGCCAATCGTCGCTTGCGAAGTGCATTACGAGCGCAACGATCCCGTCGCTCTGCTCAACCGCACCCCGTTTGTCGGCCGCGCGGTGCAGATGGAGCGCCTGCTTGCGAAGTTGGAACTCGCGTCAAACGGGCACGGTGCCGTCGCGATGCTCGTCGGCGAGCCGGGAATCGGTAAGACGCGCGCGCTCGAGGAATTTTCCGACGTGGCGCGACAGCGCAACGCGATTGTCTTGCGCGGCGCATGTTACGACGGCGAATTTCAGCGGCCATACGGTCCGTTCGCCGAAGTCATTGGCGCGTACGCGCAAGCGGCCTCGTTGGATCACCTGAAAAAGGTGCTCGGCCACAGCGCTTCAACGATTGCGCGCATCGCGCCCGGTTTGCGGCATTACCTCGGCGATGTTCCAGAGCCGTCGGCCCTCGACAAAGACGAAGAGCGCTTTCGCCTGCTCGATGCGGTCGCACAATCGCTGATCTCGATTGCGCAACTATCGCCGCTCGTTCTGATCCTCGACGATCTCCATTGGGCGGATCGCGGCACGGTGGCGATGCTCAACCATGTTGGACACTTTGTCGCGTCGAATCCGATCCTGCTGATCGGGGCCTATCGCGACAGCGAAGTCGGCCGGCTCCATCCGCTTTCCGCAGCGCTCGCGGCCATCAGGCGCACGCGCGATTTCGAGTCCATCGCGCTCGAAGGACTCGGCGCCACAGACGTCGCCGAGCTTCTCGGGATCATCGGCGATCAAACCGCACCGGCGCAGCTGGTCCAGACGCTCGAGGCAGAGACCGATGGAAACCCGTTTTTCATCCGCGAAGTTCTGCTGCACCTGGTCGAGGAAGGAAAAATCCTGAGCGCCGGACAGAGCTGGACGTCCGAACTCAGCATCGAAGAGCTGGGGATTCCCGAGGGCGTGCGCGAAATCATCGAACGCAGACTGATGCGTCTCTCGGATGACGCGAGAAGCCTGCTGACGGTGGGCGCGGCGTTCAAGGGCGAGTTCTCATTTGATGTCGCCGCCTCGGTCGCGGGTCTGAGCGACGACGCGGCATTGAGCGCAACCGACGAGGCGCTCGAAGCGCAATTGCTGCGCCCCGGCACCGTCGCCGACAACTTCGACTTCACCCACGCCTTGATCCGGCATTCGCTTTACTCCCAGCTCAACCCGGCGCGCCGCATCCGATTGCATCGGCGAATCGCGGAAACGATGGATCGCCAATGGGGCGACGAGGCGGCCGAACATGCGGCCGAAGTTGCGTATCACTTCTGGCGCGGCGCGGCAGCATTGGGCCGTGAGCATCGCGGTGTTGACTATGCGATAGCAGCCGCTAACTACGCCGAGAAGGCATATGCCTATGACGAGCTCGCGAGCTTTCTGCGCATCGCGATCGAACTGTTGTCCGCGACCGATCCTCGGCGGCAGGAGCTGCTGGTGCGTCTCGGCACGACGCTTACCTGGACGCAGCAGGAACAAGAGGCGCTGACCGTCATCAACGAAGTCGCAGGTCTGATTGAAACCGCATCGGGACCCGGCGCCAGCGCCGATTATCTCGAGACCGCCGCGAGATCGATGCATTTCGCGGGCTTGGCCAGCGGCTCGTGGGAGCTCGCGCGCAAGGGCTTGGAGCGCATCGGCGAACGACGCGACATTACCTGGGCGAGTCTCGCCGAGCTCGATCGCATCCGCATTGACGCCAGCGACCCCGAGAGCCATGGAATTCGCCGCGATTCGCCCGAGTTACGCGAGTGGCGCGCGACCATGAAGCGGCTGCCGATCGACCAGGTGATTGCGCACGGAATCGAACCGGCATTCGATTCGCGCGAAGAAACATTGAGAACTCCCGAAGCGCCGGCGAGTTGCCTGACCTTCCTGGCCGGCGACTATCGGCGCAGCCTGTCGATTTGGGAGCACGATGCCGGCGATCAGGAGCGCATGGGACGCATCGTCAAGGCGATGAGCTCGTGGGCCAATGTCGCGCGCTGTTACATCGCAATCGGTGATTTTGCGGCCGGCCAGGCGGCCTACGATCGCGCATGCGCTTTATCGGCGCGCACAACAGGCCAATCCGGACATCACCTGAGCCTCGCTTCAGTGAAGCAGGAGATGCTCATCGCGCTCGACTGCGGATGGGAAAGCATGCTGGGTGAGTCGAGCTACATCTCGCAGCCTTCGATCGAAACGCGCTGGGCGTTCGCCTCGATTTGCTCGACTGCCGCGTACATTTTTGCGCGCCTCGGCAATAGCCACGCCGCGTTGCAATGGCTGTCGATGGTCCCGCCTGCGCTCGAAGTTGGCGCGCCGTGCTTCCCCATCTATGGCATCGCGGCCTGCAACGCGGCATTCGCGCTGTGGTTGATGAATCGAACCGATCACGCCGAGATTATCGAGCGCAACCTGCGCGACAGGATGCTGCCCACCGATTTTCGACCGCCGATGCGCGATTGCCGGCTCTCGATCGCGCGCCTGTGCGCGCTGCAAAACCGACCTGACGAGGCGCGCCAGTGGTTCGCCGCGGCCCGCATCGCGCTCGACGAGCAAGGCGCGCGGCCAATGCGAGCGATCGTCGATTTCGATGAAGCCTTGATGTTCATCCGGCGCGGCTGCGGCGAAGATCGCGAACGCGCGAAACCCCTACTCTGCTGCGCCCTCAATCAGTTCAAAGAACTGGCAATGACGGGCTGGATAAAACGCGCCGGCGACCTCATGAGCGAGAACTCACCATCTTCCTCGTAACAATCGCCGCAGCTACTTGCCCCGCTTCTTGAGCGTCTGTTAGTTTCACCTGTCCGGCGCGCATCTGGCGCGCCAACTTATTTCAGGCTCAAAGTCCCCGTCGTCTAGCTCGGCCTAGGACACCGGCCTTTCACGTCGGTAACACGGGTTCAAATCCCGTCGGGGACGCCAAGATTCCTGAGGAAATTCCTGAGTTTCCCGCGTCTGAGCTGTCCTGGTTTGAACACCGGTGTTCAAACTGAGCGGCATCAGGAAGGTTCCGAAAGCTGGAACCGGCAATCTTGGAGAGCTCAAACGCATCGGTTTCGGAGGTGTGCACGTACCTGCCGTAGTGCTTAAGGAGGGTTGCCACTGCCACTCCAGTTTGATCCGAGAGCCACGCCAGGCTGACGCCGTTGGTCAGCGCGAGCGAGATGTAGGTGTCCTTTGTAGAATACAGGTCCCGCAGCGGCGACACCTTCAGCGCTCTCTGTGCGTCGCGAAACAGGTCGTAAAAATTCGCGGGATTGATCGGTTCTCCGCGAACGTTTTGAAACAGATAATCGCCGGATGCTCTCAACTGGATGAGCGGCTTCAACACATCGATGGTTTCCAGTGTGAGGCGGACAGCGCGTCGCGCGCGCTGCGTCTTGGGTGCGGTTTCGAAGCCGAGGTGTCGGGAGCGTTCGACCTGAATCGTTCCAGCGCGCAAGCTGACATTTCCTACCCGCAACCCCACTGCTTCGGACGGTCTCATCCCAGTGAAGAACAAGGTATGCGCGAGGGCATAATAAGCGTAGTGCGGCCGGGTGTCGTTGAACCCGCCAACTTTCCAGTTCCTGCTTTTGAAGTACTGGAGGATTCGATCGCGTTCCTCGGCCTCAAATGGCGAAGGACCGGGGACGATCTTTTCGGGCCATCTCAACTTGGGAAAAGGGAACGCGGCCGGAACTTCTTCTTGCAGTGCCTCCCGCATCATGGCTCGAAGTGACCCGTCAATCGCGTTCCTTATCGTCTTTTCAGACAGACCTCTTGCCCGGAGTTGTGCCCTGAGGTCTTCGAGGTGCGCCAAACTGAGAGCAGAGACTGACAGATTGCCCAGGAAGCCCAAAATATAGCGACGAAAGTGGCTCTTGTAGTCCCTCACCAGCGACTCCCGAAAAGCCGGCGAATTCTTGGTCGTGATCCAACGTTCGTAGAATTCACCTAGCGTCGGGACCGGCTGGTCCGGCGCAATCACCGGCCGAAGAAAATAATTCGCTCGGTTCCCGTTCGGAAACCATTTGAGATAATCAAAAACGCCGGCGCGGATTTCGGCGCCAATGTAAGCGGCTTGCTTTTCTGCGAGCCGACGATTGCGAGATGTATCATCGAGCACCGTCGCCTCAGCGAAGAAGCGCCGGCGGCCGTTTGGCAATTTCCATCGAAAGCGGAAGCGAAGCCGTCCGGCGGGCGTCGTTTCAACAAAGCAGGCTTGGCGTTTCGCAATCTTCTTAGCCATCAAAGTCGATCGCGATAGTGAGGAATTGCAGTTTCCGGATTTTCGTGACCTGCTTCAATGAAGGCGACGATCGCCTCCCACTTGAGCAGGGGCCTTCGCCCGACATGGAAAAAGTGCTCACCTTCGCGAAGAGTTCCTTTGGCGATCATGCTTCGAATCGCCTGTTCGGTCCAAGGGGTGAGAGCGGCCAATTCACGGACGGAAAGATAAGGCTTTGGACGACTGACAGACTGCTCGGGGCTCATGAGCGTGCTCACTAATGTATGATATTAGCTATCTAGCTAGATATTTCTTGCAAAGTCAAGGGACATGCCCAAGCTCCCGCCTCCCGAAGGGAAGGGCTTCTCGCGCCGATTGCTGCGCAGCATTGAAGGCGGCGCCCTCTCAATTGAACAAGGAGGGCGGCGCAGGATTCTGAGTCGCGTGCCGCGGAGTGCTGCACGCGTGACGAGCGAAGCACCCCGCGTGTGAGCGCGGGCGGCGCGGTTGCGAACGGAGCAAGCGCCACCATTTTGTATGCCGTAGACGTACTGTTTCACATTCGAAATCCATGACTCGGTGTAATCGTCTGGCGCGGTGCCAGCGGAGTTTGCTTGATCTGCGGCTTTATCGTCCTTCGAGCGTGCTCAAGCGCAAGCGATTTCTCACGATCGCGGTTCACGGCGTATTGAAGCGCCTGACGATCGTCGGTGTAAACCGAAACCGCGTGGCGAGCGCGGCTGACTGAGACGTAGAACTGCTTGCGATTTACCAGCTCTGCCGAGCGCAGCGTGTCGATGTTGACAATCACGCGATCGACAGTGGCGCCTTGGCTCGAATGAGAGGTCGACGCATAGCCGTAATCGATATGGCGCAGCCGCTGGCGCGCGGCTCTGATTTCCCGGCCGGCATCGGTTCGGAGAATTGCCTTTTCGTCATCGATCGAACGAATGGTGGCTAACTCGCCGTTAGCGACTTTGAGAGCGCGATCGGGCGCTCGAAACTGGATCCGGTCACCAACGGCGAGCGTGCGGTGCTCCGCTCGAAAGACCTCGACGCCTGAGGGGCGCTTGGGGTTGTACTCAACCAGTTTCCCGTTCTCGGTACGGACTTTGATGCGATGATGTTTCGCGTCGACACTTTTAACTTGCCCGTAGTCGCATCTCGCGAGGCCTAGCTTGGCGCTCCCTCGTCTATATCGAATGACGTCACCCTCCTCGTAGTTTCGCGCAGAAGTGCGTTGCGTGGCTGTGAGGTTGCGATTGATGAGCACGGTTTGATCGTGTCCCGCTGTCTCAATATTCCCTCGACTTCTGAGCAACTCCCGGATCGCCTCGTTAAGCTGGCGGCGCTCGTCGTTGGCGGGACTGACGACCAGGACTCGTTCGCCGCTCTCGTGAGCGCCAACAAACTCGCGCGCGATTGCCTGGTATCGGTCGTTAGTCGAAGCGATCTCCCGAATTCGATTCTGCTCCTTGAGCCGGGCAAGAGCTTCGGCCACTCGCCCCGTCGCAGCGAACTTTACCGCTTGCCGGAGCTCGCCGTCTCTTTGACGCCGGATGGTATCGAGCCGGGCAACCGCCATTCCGGCCTGCTGCATCTGGAAGATGGGCCGCCCGGCTTCGATTGCGTGATGTTGTCTTTGATCGCCGACAAACACGATCCTGTCCACATCCTGATACCACGCACGTTGCAGCAATCGATTTACTTGCCGAGTGGAAAGAAGACTCGATTCGTCGACGATCCAAAACTGGCGCTTTATCGTGTCTTCCGGAGAAGAGGTCTCCAAAAGACTCGCGACGGTCTGGGCTTCGATACCAGCTTCGGAAAGCGATCTGACCGCGCGAGTGGTGGGAGCAAAACCCAGCACCGTGTAACCATTCTCGCCTGCAAATTCCGCAATCGCGCCGACAGTGGTGGTTTTTGCGCTGCCGGCCAATCCTTCGATAGAGGTGAGCCAGTCGCGACTCGATAACGTGATTTCCGCCGCCTGCGCTTGATCGCTGAGCAGCCCGCGCTGCCTCGACCATCGGTTGATCTGAGCACTTGGAGCGATCTCGTTGGCTCGCCCCCGACGGGCGCGCATCAGCTCAAGGTTCTCGGTCTCGAGCCGCAACATCTCCGGCGTTGTAAACGACGCGTGCTGCGCCGATTTGATCTCGATTAGTTCGCCGCGAAGCTGTTGCTGGATGCCTTCGTCTCGAATCTCGGTGAGCGACGCTCGCCCCATCGAATGCTGAAGCGCTGCGCCTTCAAGAGCCCTGCGGTCAACGACAGCCTCGCGCTCGGTCGCGTGAGTGACGGCGTAACCGACAGCATCCTGGACTTCGAATGGAGACACTTGAACGATTTGGGCGTGCCGTGGGGCCTGAAGATCGATGCGATACCCGTGCGCGCGCGTCCGCCACTCTTCGCGCAGCTCAGCTTCACGGCGACCGTCCTTTGCGAGCCTGCTCTGGTGTGCGACGTTCTGCGCCGCGCCAGCTCCGCTCAGGCCTCTGCGGCTCAGCTCCTGCTCGATATCCTTGCGGCGTCGGGAAAACGCCATCACCTGTTCGCGCGTGTAACCCTGCAACTCCCAGCGTGCATCGCTACTGGTGATCTCAATTCCATATCCGAGCCGCTGCACTTGGCGCGCGAGTTCAGAGCGATAGATGGCCGTGGCGAAGCTCTGTGAGCGATAGATCTCGACTGGGTCGAGGCCACGCCAGGCTCCGTCGGGACGCTGCGTCAAGTTTGCGATCACGACGTGGGTATGCAAGTGGGGATCGGGACCGTAGCCATCATCAACGCCTTGTGAAGGACGAGCTGCGATGTGATCAAACCGCGCCGCGACGATGTTAGCGCTGACG
Coding sequences within:
- a CDS encoding VOC family protein — protein: MSTHNSFTRDGFGQVRPYLFGRLDLADFIRTVFGAQELSRHKLGDKAFHIEARIGDSVVVLEVADPPHAAGKPNSTYVYVPNVDAAYKRALGAGATTMRAPADQPYDERNCGVVDSFGNTWWIATMLNR
- a CDS encoding cupin domain-containing protein — encoded protein: MPVVNNASQTEFNLPGLNHRTFAGPEHGMKNLEVWGQAIEAGAATPVHRHACEEAIVILEGSGTLTIEGKGTAFGPNSTLIIPADVIHQIANTGDSKMVLIAALSAAPVKVRHADDTAMPLPWQAPR
- a CDS encoding acyltransferase, with protein sequence MDGEGGEATTRMPGLDLLRAIAILWVMYYHAVVFHFVAHSDPVARTGWMGVDLFFALSGFLIGNQLIRPLTHGHQIDIWRFYARRMFRTWPPYLAVVVLYFTLPIVREAPPIPPLWRFLTFTQNLFSDADRRTAFSHAWSLCVEEQFYLIAPLAVWMLARRPSALKTIVACASILIGGVVLRAAIWKLALAPFVDSPHQLDWHWMNLIYRPTWSRLDGLLAGIVLALIRGLRPKAWRLLMDCSNTMLIAALSLFAIAAYIFRDQVDFMPSVIGFPILAIALGGLVAAGASPSSLIGRKAIPGAGLVAAMAYSLYLTHKSVYHLVSLCAGGTLMPHPLLSIAVYGGTATIVGALFFAAIERPSLLLRDRALKPRGAASPPILAAGTIS
- a CDS encoding sulfatase-like hydrolase/transferase is translated as MPGKPNFLLILADDMGYGDFGCFNYGISRTPTLDQLVRGGLCLTQHYSASPVCAPARASLITGRYPHRTGVLDTLEMRGLDRLALRERTLAELLKPAGYVTGLVGKWHNGALDARYHPNRRGFDEFAGFCGGWAPYWNWRIDRNGSIGSSDGRYLTDVFTEEAADFIRRHRSESFFLYLAYNAPHFPFEAPDDAIKPYRETGSFTAAVSAIYAMIEIMDRGIARLLDLLGELGLAENTLVMFSSDNGPQFGGQGEMCTDRFNCGFAGAKTLVYEGGIRLPMVMRWPAGLGPARQVHNMIHFTDWLPTILSIAGADTPRDRKLDGIDVRPVLSGDSGKAPGERFWQWNRYSPDGECNAAMRDGRWKLVRPAMRELMRVSQADLAMDFDSKYHPDRYPDIVREPEPERTRPAPPPAQLFDIVNDPFERVDLAARESDRVARMTNQLMDWFTDVERERKTIAE
- a CDS encoding alpha/beta fold hydrolase, whose product is MTEPVKVLVPGTPRIAVEHIGAGPVAIFLHGIGGNRTNWREQLRAFAGDFHAIAWDARGYGDSDHYEGALDFADFARDLRRVLDHFDARRAHVIGLSMGGVIALDFAERFPDRVATLTLCDSMPGFGHLSEAQRSEFIRLRQEPLLAGKEPSDMAPAVARTLIGKNPRAGVFERLVASMSALHKESYLKTIAGSVNYARKFELEKIAVPTHVVVGGEDTLTPPAISQAMARRIAGARLTIIEGAGHLSNIEQPEAFNRAVPDFLLEHRERA